tttgttttttgaaactttattaaataaattgtgtacAGTATTCCAAGCctctctttttattttattggtgTTAGTATCGATCCTTGCATTTTCAATAACTTCCAACTTGTCCAATACAAGGTTAGATAGTAAATCCTAAAAATACACCGTGTAAAAACTAATGTGTGCTGGTATAATTTAAACCTACCTTTTCTTCTTGTTCCCAATTCACTGATCTTTTAGTAGTTTGTTTGtccattttatttcatttaaaatttttttttttttaattattttaaatatatttttgcaataTGGGGGGAAAACACAaatgtaaatgtcaaaatcagaGTTGATTGTTTTTACATAATGTTGCCATTTCTTTAAGTTCAGTATGGCATCGCAAAATTTCAGAGTTGTAATATAACTACTTAgttgacattttaaaatttattatgaataaactTCATGCTAACAATCTTCTAAGCCTAATCAATATTCTAGCAAGCAGCTCGTTGTTTGTGATGTATAAACTGCTGCCAactttttattatgaataaggctGGTAGTTTGTTACAAAGAACcataattaatgaaaaactcgatttcaattgtttttgtaGTTACGTCTCTGTGCATAATTCGTTTCGaaagaaaactttttcaaatcaaaacttgtagtattttcattattttctctacATACGAAAATCCTaccaagtttaaatttttaaatttattgctaaTCAGTGATTCCAttcctaatttttttgttgtgtttgaaGAATTTAGTGGATGACGggtatttcttttattattcttttatgTCAACTGTTTTTCTGTTGCTAGTATCGAAAACTACTATGGGTAGATATAATCAAATCATTCGATCGGCAACAAATCTGTTTAATCTGTGCATAAATAATTCTGTAACTTTCAGTAGAAAATTTATGTAGAAATTTTCCGGATTTAATCGTCATTTTagcatacataaatatgtacatatattttctaaagatatttttccaaattacctagtaaattttctattaaaataaaatttcacggctttaaatcattaaagtttaacaaaaatacataatctaaaacaatttattataatagaCATGCACagtaaaatgttcaataacatTTTATTCAATTGCAGAAAAATAATACTGAATTGTtgtaataactaaattaatttgaataaaatttactaatataataattgtaataCAACTCTATCTCAATTATCGcccattatttacaaaatacaaCTATGTATGTGGTGTAGTAACGGCCATTTACATGGCGACAAGCATGTGCTTGCGCTTAAACAACGAGTATATAAAAACGAacgaataataacaacaaaaaacaagacTTCAACGAAACGTTGTCATCGCTGAACGGGAGCGCAGaggaaaaattagaaaaatccaGAACACAGACGtacaatttttgtatagaaGTTTTGTTAAAAGAAATTGGCGTTTTGGCCACgcaatataaaaaaagagtccttgaatttaattaactttcaataaattaatttcaaatacacAACAGCAAACATGACTCGTAAGTAAAAGttgtgaaaagaaaaaaaaattgtctagtgaaaattttcttttgctagaggaagtaaaaaaaaaattacaaacgttTGTGCAATAGCTGTTTTAGcttatcagtttttttttgttgcgaaatgaatgtttatttagttttacttagTTATAggtagtttatttttaaaataattgtgattgttgtgtttgttttagtgcgtgtaaacattatttttagctttttatacAATTGCTAATTAGAAACATGCATATATCGATTTCATTGCCAATTTTTTcgcattttaattattttttcttctttctttaaTTATTGTTAATTAGGTGGAAATCAACGTGATTTAGCCCGTCAGAAGAACGCCAAGAAACAAGCTGAATTGACCAAAGGCAAACGTACTGACAATTTAACCGTCGAACAACGTAAACAAAGGtatttagaaatgttttttaatatttatgtgtattttattcataactcattaatatattcataaaacaaaaattatcatATGAACCTGTGCAAATATATCTATAGCGGTCATTGGCC
The nucleotide sequence above comes from Calliphora vicina chromosome 1, idCalVici1.1, whole genome shotgun sequence. Encoded proteins:
- the LOC135958629 gene encoding putative SERF-like protein; this encodes MTRGNQRDLARQKNAKKQAELTKGKRTDNLTVEQRKQRDADLMREKQRKKEEDAAKLAARKVK